The DNA segment GCGTTGCTTTCCTGTTCACTTTTAAGTTGTGTTACCAAAGTCTGGAATTCTTCGTCACTCCAATCGAGGCATTTGTAGTATTCGCGGTACTTGCTATAATCGCAGAACTGACGTTGCCCCGGAGTGTGGTCCATGAGTGAAACAAGACGCAGGTTTTCTTCATCCACGTATGGTTCAAACATTTCCATTACATGCGGGTCACAAATTTCGCAACGCAGATGAAGCTGATGGTCTGCTCGTAGGATATTTTTCTTGCGGGCATCACGAATGGCGGAAATGGACATATCTAGAAGAGTATGACGCATTTTCCCTTCGTTCAGCTGGCCGCAGCAGATGGAGTCCAGTACTGTTGTAATGCCGGAGCCTACAACCTGTGTGTCGTGTGCTACTAACGCAGCAAAGGAGGACGGCCACAGTACGCCCGGGCGAGGCTGGAACTGAGTTTCCAGATGGTCTGTATGCATTTCGATTAGACCCGGAAGAAGGTAATCCCTTTGCACATCTCGAACAAGGCTGCTTTCGCATTCGCAGGTACTGCCTACGTTGGATTTGCCTTCGTCGATGGTAACAATTTCTTCATCTCGAACTACCACTGTGCCGAAGATGGTCCCCTGTGGGGTAACAACTTGGGCATTGGTAAAAATTACTTCTTTTGTCATGCAGCATGCTCCATAGATTGCATGTCAATAACACGGTCTGCCACAGCTTTTCGTACTTCATCGTCGTGGAAAATACCCACAACTGCGGTGCCGTTTGCTTTGGCTTCTTCAATTAATTCCACTACAATCTGTCTATTTGCGGCGTCTAGTGATGCAGTAGGTTCATCCAATAAGAGAATCGGATATTCTACCGCAAAACCTCGAGCGATATTTACTCGTTGCTGTTCCCCACCGGAAAAGGTTGCCGGAGCAAGGTTCCACAGGCGTTCAGGGATGTTCAGCCGTTTGAGCAGGGTGCCGGCTCTTTTTAGAGTCTCTTCTGTGTTTCCCGTGAGCTCTTTTCGTGTTTCAGCAACGATATTCAGTGCAGAAACACGTGGGATGACCCGTAAAAACTGACTCACGTATCCGATGGTATGTTTTCTCATTTCAAGAACTTTGCGTGGAGGAGCGGAAACTATGTCAATCATCTGGTCGCGGTGTCGAATATCAATTGTGCCGGAAGTCGTTTTGTAGTTTGCGTACAAAGAGCGTAGGAGTGTGGATTTTCCCGCACCGGATTGTCCGTAGAGTGCAACACATTCTCCAGCGTGGACTTGTAGAGACAGATTTTCAAAGACAGAAATTGTGATTCCATTCTGGTTATGTAATACGAAGTTTTTACAAACATTCTGTACATCAATCATGACAGTCATACGTCATTTTCCTGTATTTTTATGTCAAAAGGTTAACAGCAATGATACGTCGATTGTGCTACTAGACTTGCAGGATGGAAGAAACCAACAGCTGTGTGTAGTGGTGATGCGGGTCGTCCAGCACCTGATCGGTTAAGCCTGATTCTACAACCTGCCCGCCGCGCATAACCATGAGGCGGTGTGCCAAAATGCGCGCTACTGCGAGGTCGTGCGTTACGATGATCACGGCAAGTCCCATCTCTGCAACCAGTTCTCTGAGAAGATCCAGCAGACGTGCCTGCACTGATACATCCAGCCCGCCTGTTGGTTCGTCCATAAAAATGAGTCGTGGATTGGAGACAAGGTTACGGGCAATCTGCAAGCGCTGTTGCATGCCGCCGGAGAAGGTTCGCGGTAGATCGTCCATTCTGTCTTGAGAAATTTCAACGCGTTCCAGCCATGAGGTCGCCTGAGAGCGGATGTTACCGTAGTGGCGCATGCCCACTCCCATGAGTCGTTCACCGATATTTGCGCCGGCGCTTACGTTGTTACGCAGACCGTCACGCGGGTGCTGGTGAACGTAGCCCCATTCTGTTCGCATGAGCATGCGTCGCAGGTGCTCCGGTGCGTCATGGAGATCACACAGTGAGCCGTTTTGTTGCTGGTATGTTACAGAGCCGTATGTCGGGCTGAGACGTCCAGAAATGCAGTTGAGTAGGGTGGATTTGCCTGAGCCGGATTCGCCTACGATGCCGAGAATCTCACCCGGATAGAGGTCAAAGGATACGTTGAGGCAACCAATCCTGTCGCCATAATATTTGCTGAGGCCTTCCACTGTGAGGAGTGGTTGTTCTTCTGTTTCTATAAGAGAAGAGTGCTGTACTACAGCGCCTTGAACTGGGGGTTCCTGAACGGAGGTGGAACGAAGATTATGCATTCTTCAACTCCTTACTGTCAGTATTGGTTGCGGCGGGCTGCTCCTGCGGTGCTGCCATGGTACCGACATGGCCTGCCTTCAGTCGTTTCTGGCAATAGTCACTGTCAGAACACACGAACATCCTGTTGCCTTCGTTATCGAGGATGATTTCATCGAGATAACTATCTTCCGCTCCGCAGAGTCCGCAAACAGCGTCCCATGATTGCACGGTGAACGGGTGATCTTCAAAGTCAAGGCTGTGCACTTTTGTATATGGCGGAATAGCGTAGATGCGCTGTTCTCGACCTGCGCCGAACACTTGAAGCGCCGGACAGTTATCCATTTTAGGGTTGTCGAATTTTGGAATCGGTGACGGGCTCATGATGTAGCGGTCAGCAACCTGTACTGGGTAGTCAAAACTGGTAGCAATGTGTCCATGATGGGCGATGTCTTCGTACAGTTTTACATGCATAACGCCATACTCTTCGTGAGCGTGCATCTTGCGTGTTTCTGTTTCACGAGGTTCCATCCAACGTAACGGTTCAGGAATCGGCACCTGATAGATAAGAATCTGTTCTTCAGTCAGTTGCTGTTCAGGAATGCGGTGTCGTGTCTGAATAAGCGTTGCTTCTTTAGTCTCTTCAGTTGTTGTTACACCTGTTGTGTGTTGGAAGAAGTTACGGATAGATACAGCGTTTGTGGTGTCGTCTGCGCCTTGGTCAATGACCTTAAGGGTGTCCTGCAGGCCGATTAGGGCAGCTGTAAGCTGAATACCGCCAGTACCCCAGCCGTATGGCATTGGCATTTCTCTGCTGGCAAATGGAACCTGATATCCGGGGATTGCAACTGCCTTTAGGGTTGCGCGCCGCACCATGCGTTTTGTCTGTTCGTCAAGGAATGCAAAGTTGTACCCTTGTTCAAGTACTGTCTCCTCAGGAACGTTTGTTTTTTCTGTTGCTTGTGTCATTATGCTGCCCCTTTGATTACGGGGTGTTGAGGATGTTCCGGTTGTGTATTGGCTTGTGCGGAAGCTTTTTCCAAGGCTTCGCGTTTGGCTTTACCTTCTGCCCAGTTGCTGCGCAGTCGGCGCAGGATGTCCAGTTCGCTCTGGAAATCAACGTGATGCGGAAGTTTTAAGTGTTCAACAAATCCGGTTGCCTCAATGTTGTCGCTGTGCATGAGGACAAATTCTTCATCTTGTGCGGGGGCAACAATGTCTTCCTGCAACTCTTTGCAGCGTAGTGCACGGTCAACAAGTGCCATGGAAATTGCTTTACGCTCTCCGCTGCCAAAGGTGATGCCGTAGCCTCTGGAGAACTGAGGCGGTGCTTCGTCTGAGCCGTCATAGATGGAGACAATTTCACTTTCAGTGACGGTGATGTCGCCGATGCTGACAGGGAATCCCAGTTCCTCCGGGATAATCTCTACAGAAACGCTTCCTGCACGGATTTCACCGGCGAACGGGTGACCGCCAGAGTTTTTGAAGCCTCGTTGAGTAGAGTACCCCATTGCCAGCACAAAGCCTTCATCAGCACGTGTCAGCTTTTGCAGTCTGATATCGCGGTTTGCCGGAAGTTCCAGTGGCTCGCGGGTTATGTCACCTACACGGTCGGATTCTGTTTCGCCCACGCCTTCAACAAGCTCATCGTTCTGGAGGAAATCC comes from the Halodesulfovibrio marinisediminis DSM 17456 genome and includes:
- a CDS encoding carbon-phosphorus lyase complex subunit PhnI; protein product: MYVAVKGGEKAIANAHKYLAVERRGDTELPELSVAQIKEQMRLAVDRVMTEGSLYDPDLAALALKQARGDSIEAIFLLRAYRTTLPRFYTSTPLNTSAMQFTRRISAAFKDMPGGQMLGPTFDYTHRLLDFSLADEEAQNDFTPPTTDENVEVNPDKETPRILDFLQNDELVEGVGETESDRVGDITREPLELPANRDIRLQKLTRADEGFVLAMGYSTQRGFKNSGGHPFAGEIRAGSVSVEIIPEELGFPVSIGDITVTESEIVSIYDGSDEAPPQFSRGYGITFGSGERKAISMALVDRALRCKELQEDIVAPAQDEEFVLMHSDNIEATGFVEHLKLPHHVDFQSELDILRRLRSNWAEGKAKREALEKASAQANTQPEHPQHPVIKGAA
- the phnK gene encoding phosphonate C-P lyase system protein PhnK; this translates as MHNLRSTSVQEPPVQGAVVQHSSLIETEEQPLLTVEGLSKYYGDRIGCLNVSFDLYPGEILGIVGESGSGKSTLLNCISGRLSPTYGSVTYQQQNGSLCDLHDAPEHLRRMLMRTEWGYVHQHPRDGLRNNVSAGANIGERLMGVGMRHYGNIRSQATSWLERVEISQDRMDDLPRTFSGGMQQRLQIARNLVSNPRLIFMDEPTGGLDVSVQARLLDLLRELVAEMGLAVIIVTHDLAVARILAHRLMVMRGGQVVESGLTDQVLDDPHHHYTQLLVSSILQV
- a CDS encoding alpha-D-ribose 1-methylphosphonate 5-triphosphate diphosphatase, with amino-acid sequence MTKEVIFTNAQVVTPQGTIFGTVVVRDEEIVTIDEGKSNVGSTCECESSLVRDVQRDYLLPGLIEMHTDHLETQFQPRPGVLWPSSFAALVAHDTQVVGSGITTVLDSICCGQLNEGKMRHTLLDMSISAIRDARKKNILRADHQLHLRCEICDPHVMEMFEPYVDEENLRLVSLMDHTPGQRQFCDYSKYREYYKCLDWSDEEFQTLVTQLKSEQESNAAKNRAMILAMCHRRNIPIASHDDTTLEHVEEAVREGLTISEFPTTMEAAREARKEGLGIVMGAPNVVRGGSHSGNVSARDLAAEGLLDILSSDYVPASLLHGAFMLNETLNIPLHEALATVTSNPARLLKLDDRGELVEGKRADIVRVTSIESVPVVRTVWRGGKRLL
- a CDS encoding alpha-D-ribose 1-methylphosphonate 5-phosphate C-P-lyase PhnJ codes for the protein MTQATEKTNVPEETVLEQGYNFAFLDEQTKRMVRRATLKAVAIPGYQVPFASREMPMPYGWGTGGIQLTAALIGLQDTLKVIDQGADDTTNAVSIRNFFQHTTGVTTTEETKEATLIQTRHRIPEQQLTEEQILIYQVPIPEPLRWMEPRETETRKMHAHEEYGVMHVKLYEDIAHHGHIATSFDYPVQVADRYIMSPSPIPKFDNPKMDNCPALQVFGAGREQRIYAIPPYTKVHSLDFEDHPFTVQSWDAVCGLCGAEDSYLDEIILDNEGNRMFVCSDSDYCQKRLKAGHVGTMAAPQEQPAATNTDSKELKNA
- the phnL gene encoding phosphonate C-P lyase system protein PhnL — protein: MTVMIDVQNVCKNFVLHNQNGITISVFENLSLQVHAGECVALYGQSGAGKSTLLRSLYANYKTTSGTIDIRHRDQMIDIVSAPPRKVLEMRKHTIGYVSQFLRVIPRVSALNIVAETRKELTGNTEETLKRAGTLLKRLNIPERLWNLAPATFSGGEQQRVNIARGFAVEYPILLLDEPTASLDAANRQIVVELIEEAKANGTAVVGIFHDDEVRKAVADRVIDMQSMEHAA